The Streptomyces sp. NBC_01268 genome window below encodes:
- a CDS encoding GPW/gp25 family protein has translation MSEHFVGAGWAFPLRTGPSGSIALVRRDREIEESMRLVLATAPGERPMRPEFGCAVHELVFAPVNDATTGRIRYEVLTSLERWEPRIEVEEVTVTPAPGDPATLHIDVRYRVRGTNNPRNLVFPFYVIPSED, from the coding sequence ATGAGTGAGCATTTCGTCGGTGCGGGCTGGGCGTTCCCGCTGCGCACCGGGCCGAGCGGATCGATCGCGCTCGTCCGGCGCGACCGCGAGATCGAGGAGTCGATGCGGCTGGTGCTCGCGACGGCGCCGGGCGAGCGGCCGATGCGGCCCGAGTTCGGCTGCGCGGTGCACGAGCTGGTCTTCGCGCCGGTGAACGACGCGACGACGGGCCGGATCCGGTACGAGGTGCTGACCTCGCTGGAGCGCTGGGAGCCGCGCATCGAGGTGGAGGAGGTCACGGTGACCCCGGCCCCGGGGGATCCGGCCACGCTGCACATCGACGTCCGCTACCGGGTGCGCGGCACCAACAATCCGCGCAACCTCGTCTTCCCCTTCTACGTCATCCCCTCCGAGGACTGA
- a CDS encoding VgrG-related protein — translation MSEKTFTTVLHVQLDGVTLPDALAVRLTEGWVDASVNVPSAFQLTFSDKDGTLTEKFPFLKVGAMAVLSPFTDGRLGAPMLTGEVTALETDAAPTLGRYLIVRGYDPGHRLLRNRRVEGYPNMTASDIVRKVAALNRVPLGQVDATPTVYELATQPNITDWDFLSRLAQANDVRLAVDPAGRLTFAALPPAASAPADTTPAAQSPYVLDFGHNTLHSRVSVTAAGQVGRVDVRGWDPRTKQALSSPTPAASSTEIVSDITPAQLSAPFGTAELTLADRPFTTQSEVRQAARALADDVTGSFAEVEVAVTGNPELKPGQPVAVKGAGFPFEGRYTATGVRHVFASGRQFTSWLTVSGRQFRSLYGTAAGGGEPAPPMPGVAVALVTNTKDPLSLGRVRLRFPWLSATYESDWCRVAQLGGRGGGGLMLPEVDDEVLCAFDRGSLEHPYVLAGLYNGVDKHTPATDRVPPVDPTSGRVQWRALTSRTGHTVELREEGGGRTRASHGIRLRTAQGKLSIELNEARTTLTVDSDGTVTISGARGVTVESGADLTLSALGKISLNAGTGVDIKSTLGVDIKAGTRFKASAPQAVLNAPNIVTFTVPLPNPAIAASPL, via the coding sequence ATGAGCGAGAAGACCTTCACCACCGTCCTGCACGTGCAGCTGGACGGGGTGACACTCCCCGACGCGCTCGCGGTCCGGCTCACGGAGGGCTGGGTGGACGCGAGCGTCAACGTGCCCTCGGCGTTCCAGCTGACCTTCAGCGACAAGGACGGCACGCTGACGGAGAAGTTCCCCTTCCTGAAGGTGGGGGCGATGGCGGTGCTGTCGCCGTTCACCGACGGGCGGCTCGGCGCGCCGATGCTGACCGGCGAGGTGACGGCCCTGGAGACGGACGCGGCGCCGACGCTGGGGCGGTACCTGATCGTGCGCGGTTACGACCCGGGGCACCGGCTGCTGCGCAACCGCCGGGTCGAGGGCTATCCGAACATGACGGCCTCCGACATCGTGCGGAAGGTGGCGGCGCTGAACCGGGTGCCGCTCGGGCAGGTCGACGCGACGCCGACGGTCTACGAGCTGGCGACGCAGCCGAACATCACCGACTGGGACTTCCTGTCGCGGCTCGCGCAGGCGAACGACGTGCGCCTGGCGGTCGACCCGGCGGGTCGGCTCACCTTCGCCGCCCTGCCGCCCGCCGCGTCCGCTCCCGCCGACACGACGCCGGCCGCGCAGAGCCCGTACGTCCTGGACTTCGGGCACAACACGCTGCACAGCCGGGTGTCGGTGACGGCGGCGGGCCAGGTCGGCCGGGTCGACGTACGGGGCTGGGATCCGCGGACGAAGCAGGCGCTGTCCTCGCCGACGCCGGCGGCGAGCAGTACGGAGATCGTCTCGGACATCACTCCGGCCCAGCTCTCGGCGCCGTTCGGGACGGCCGAACTGACCCTGGCGGACCGCCCGTTCACCACCCAGTCGGAGGTGCGGCAGGCGGCTCGCGCGCTCGCCGACGACGTCACGGGCTCGTTCGCGGAGGTGGAGGTGGCCGTGACCGGCAACCCGGAGCTGAAGCCGGGGCAGCCGGTGGCGGTGAAGGGCGCCGGGTTCCCGTTCGAGGGGCGCTACACGGCGACCGGGGTGCGGCACGTCTTCGCGTCGGGGCGGCAGTTCACGTCCTGGCTGACCGTGTCGGGGCGTCAGTTCCGTTCGCTGTACGGGACGGCCGCGGGCGGCGGCGAACCGGCGCCGCCGATGCCGGGCGTGGCGGTCGCGCTGGTCACCAACACCAAGGACCCGCTGTCGCTGGGCCGGGTCCGGCTGCGTTTCCCGTGGCTGTCGGCGACGTACGAGAGCGACTGGTGCCGGGTGGCGCAGCTGGGCGGGCGCGGGGGCGGCGGCCTGATGCTGCCGGAGGTCGACGACGAGGTGCTGTGCGCCTTCGACCGGGGCTCGCTGGAGCACCCGTACGTGCTGGCCGGGCTGTACAACGGCGTCGACAAGCACACGCCGGCCACCGACCGGGTGCCGCCGGTCGACCCGACCAGCGGCCGGGTGCAGTGGCGGGCCCTGACCTCCCGCACCGGGCACACGGTGGAGCTGCGCGAGGAGGGCGGCGGCCGGACGCGCGCCTCGCACGGCATCCGGCTGCGCACCGCGCAGGGGAAGCTGAGCATCGAGCTGAACGAGGCCCGCACGACGCTCACCGTCGACAGCGACGGCACGGTGACGATCAGCGGCGCGCGAGGGGTGACGGTGGAGTCCGGGGCGGATCTCACGCTCTCCGCGTTGGGGAAGATCAGCCTCAACGCGGGTACCGGCGTGGACATCAAGTCGACCCTCGGGGTCGACATCAAGGCGGGGACGCGGTTCAAGGCGTCGGCGCCGCAGGCCGTCCTCAACGCCCCCAACATCGTCACCTTCACCGTTCCGCTGCCGAATCCGGCCATCGCCGCCTCCCCGCTCTGA
- a CDS encoding CIS tube protein — translation MAAPSGGKAARGLSRASLSIHQPPTDLGGSMGGAIGEVKFQFNPDQLRLSRSADWHTEPAVAYTRGAPPKFTGSRPASLELEVFLDASGTPSSTAVQNQVELLLSCCEVTAQSVDSKAPSPPWVRFSWGSFSTVQFVAYVTNVSATYTLFSPSGVPIRATCSLSLTEVASETKKQNPTSGALSARRVHRTVAGDSLASLAWREYGDATRWRVIAEANGIDDPMRLSPGTELLLPSAAELPAAVRPSVPTFRSPTEGAA, via the coding sequence ATGGCGGCGCCCTCGGGCGGTAAGGCGGCGCGCGGTCTGTCGCGGGCCTCGTTGTCGATCCACCAGCCGCCGACGGATCTGGGCGGCTCGATGGGCGGCGCGATCGGCGAGGTGAAGTTCCAGTTCAACCCGGACCAGCTGCGGCTGAGCCGTTCGGCGGACTGGCACACGGAGCCCGCGGTCGCCTACACCCGGGGCGCTCCGCCGAAGTTCACCGGCAGCCGGCCCGCGTCACTGGAGCTGGAGGTGTTCCTGGACGCGTCCGGGACGCCGAGTTCCACGGCGGTGCAGAACCAGGTGGAGCTGCTGCTGTCCTGCTGCGAGGTGACGGCGCAGAGCGTGGACTCGAAGGCACCGAGCCCGCCGTGGGTGCGGTTCTCGTGGGGTTCGTTCTCGACGGTGCAGTTCGTCGCGTACGTGACGAACGTGTCGGCGACGTACACGCTGTTCAGCCCGAGCGGTGTGCCGATCCGGGCGACGTGTTCGCTGTCGCTGACCGAGGTCGCGTCGGAGACGAAGAAGCAGAACCCGACGTCCGGCGCGCTGTCCGCGCGCCGGGTGCACCGCACGGTCGCCGGTGACTCGCTCGCCTCGCTGGCCTGGCGGGAGTACGGCGACGCGACCCGCTGGCGGGTGATCGCCGAGGCGAACGGCATCGACGACCCGATGCGGCTGAGCCCCGGCACGGAGCTGCTGCTGCCGTCCGCCGCCGAACTCCCGGCGGCGGTCCGACCTTCCGTACCGACCTTCCGATCGCCGACCGAGGGCGCCGCATGA
- a CDS encoding phage tail protein has protein sequence MPQPLDPASTIFFRLTIDGQDLGLFNGCDGLASEVEVEQRQEGGNNGFVWQLPTRVTFSTIRLTRPLTPDTARVAAWISSLATGITRPTAQIAALRADKSVVAQWGLVEVLPVRWTGPSLDPGNPSVATETLEIAHHGFTDAGGA, from the coding sequence ATGCCCCAGCCCCTGGATCCCGCCTCCACCATCTTCTTCAGACTGACGATCGACGGTCAGGACCTCGGTCTGTTCAACGGCTGTGACGGTCTCGCCTCCGAGGTGGAGGTGGAGCAGCGCCAAGAAGGCGGCAACAACGGCTTCGTGTGGCAGCTGCCCACACGTGTCACGTTCTCGACCATCCGTCTCACGCGCCCGCTGACCCCGGACACCGCGCGGGTCGCCGCGTGGATCTCCTCGCTGGCCACGGGCATCACCCGGCCGACGGCGCAGATCGCCGCGCTGCGGGCCGACAAGTCGGTGGTGGCGCAGTGGGGTCTGGTGGAGGTGCTGCCGGTCCGGTGGACCGGGCCGAGTCTGGATCCGGGGAACCCGTCCGTGGCGACGGAGACCCTGGAGATCGCGCACCACGGGTTCACCGACGCGGGAGGGGCCTGA
- a CDS encoding DUF6760 family protein — translation MTYAADRIEEETAYLAYHFHWSLDDVLDLEHGDRRRYVERAASLVERSAQV, via the coding sequence GTGACGTACGCGGCCGACCGCATCGAGGAGGAGACCGCGTACCTCGCCTACCACTTCCACTGGTCCCTGGACGACGTCCTGGACCTCGAACACGGGGACCGACGGCGGTACGTCGAGCGGGCCGCGTCGCTGGTGGAGCGGTCGGCCCAGGTCTAG
- a CDS encoding phage tail protein codes for MSLQPGDALTTHNFGLQIDGVMVEYLQEVSGLSMEQDVIEYQQVSADGKPVVKKMPGVKKAGQCTVVRGMTQSATFNEWINQSIAGDMGSARKNATIMMMDYQNNPVKRYNLRNAWCSKVDTSGVKAGDAAALTETVTIVFEELVIE; via the coding sequence ATGTCCCTGCAGCCCGGTGACGCCCTCACCACCCATAATTTCGGCCTCCAGATCGACGGCGTCATGGTCGAGTACCTCCAGGAGGTCAGCGGCCTGTCGATGGAGCAGGACGTCATCGAGTACCAGCAGGTCTCGGCCGACGGCAAGCCCGTCGTGAAGAAGATGCCCGGCGTGAAGAAGGCCGGTCAGTGCACGGTCGTGCGCGGCATGACGCAGAGCGCCACCTTCAACGAGTGGATCAACCAGTCCATCGCGGGCGACATGGGATCGGCGCGCAAGAACGCCACGATCATGATGATGGACTACCAGAACAACCCGGTGAAGCGGTACAACCTGCGCAACGCCTGGTGCAGCAAGGTCGACACGAGCGGGGTCAAGGCCGGCGACGCCGCCGCGCTCACCGAGACCGTCACCATCGTGTTCGAAGAGCTGGTCATCGAGTAA
- a CDS encoding phage tail sheath family protein, with translation MPTYLSPGVYVEEVASGSRPIEGVGTSVAAFVGLAPTGPLHEPTLVTNWSQYVASFGDFADGYYLAHSVYGFFNNGGTAAYIVRVGGGDASGALPAAAGTSGTDAPKELLPGTAVALGAFRVAAIAAGSGADGTLTVEVQEAEGDDERFKLVVKDGDKAVESFDVSAKKSARNFVVTQVRQRSKTIVVEETAGAAPARPEAQSVTLTPPAPAALAVPAARTGQDKALESGQFIGDSADRTGFGGLEALDEITMVAVPDLMAAYQQGLIDLEQVKAVQLGLIAHCELMGDRMAVLDPPPAMNARDIRRWRQETAGYDSRYAALYYPWIKAFDPATGQTRTVPPSGHMAGVWARNDSERGVHKAPANEIVRGAVDLELQITRGEQDLLNPVGVNCIRAFPGRGIRVWGARTLASDPAWRYLNVRRYFNYLEESILIGTQWVVFEPNDQALWARIRRNISAFLVNEWRSGALFGQRPEDAFYVKCDEETNPPESVDLGRVVCEIGIAPVKPAEFVVFRLAQFQGGGGELEE, from the coding sequence ATGCCCACCTACCTCTCCCCCGGTGTCTACGTCGAGGAAGTCGCCAGCGGCTCCCGCCCCATCGAGGGGGTCGGCACCTCCGTCGCCGCGTTCGTCGGGCTCGCGCCGACCGGACCGCTGCACGAGCCGACGCTGGTGACCAACTGGTCCCAGTACGTGGCCTCCTTCGGCGACTTCGCGGACGGGTACTACCTGGCGCACTCCGTCTACGGCTTCTTCAACAACGGTGGCACCGCCGCGTACATCGTCCGGGTCGGCGGCGGGGACGCCTCCGGAGCGCTGCCCGCGGCCGCCGGTACGAGCGGTACGGACGCCCCGAAGGAGCTGCTGCCCGGCACCGCCGTCGCGCTCGGCGCCTTCCGGGTCGCCGCGATCGCCGCCGGTTCCGGCGCGGACGGCACGCTCACCGTCGAGGTGCAGGAGGCCGAGGGCGACGACGAGCGCTTCAAGCTGGTCGTGAAGGACGGCGACAAGGCCGTCGAGAGCTTCGACGTCAGCGCGAAGAAGAGCGCCCGCAACTTCGTCGTCACCCAGGTCCGCCAGCGGTCCAAGACGATCGTGGTCGAGGAGACGGCCGGCGCCGCGCCGGCCCGCCCCGAGGCGCAGTCGGTGACGCTCACCCCGCCCGCCCCGGCCGCCCTGGCCGTGCCCGCGGCCCGCACCGGCCAGGACAAGGCCCTGGAGTCGGGCCAGTTCATCGGCGACTCGGCGGACCGCACCGGCTTCGGCGGTCTGGAGGCGCTCGACGAGATCACCATGGTCGCCGTGCCCGACCTGATGGCCGCCTACCAGCAGGGCCTCATCGACCTGGAGCAGGTCAAGGCCGTCCAGCTCGGCCTCATCGCGCACTGCGAGCTGATGGGCGACCGGATGGCGGTGCTCGACCCGCCGCCCGCCATGAACGCCCGCGACATCCGCAGGTGGCGGCAGGAGACGGCCGGTTACGACTCGCGCTACGCGGCCCTCTACTACCCCTGGATCAAGGCCTTCGACCCGGCCACCGGCCAGACCCGCACCGTCCCGCCGTCGGGCCACATGGCCGGCGTGTGGGCCCGCAACGACTCCGAGCGCGGCGTGCACAAGGCGCCGGCCAACGAGATCGTCCGCGGCGCCGTCGACCTGGAGCTCCAGATCACCCGCGGCGAGCAGGACCTGCTCAACCCCGTCGGCGTCAACTGCATCCGGGCCTTCCCCGGCCGCGGCATCCGCGTGTGGGGCGCCCGCACCCTGGCCTCCGACCCCGCGTGGCGCTACCTCAACGTGCGCCGCTACTTCAACTACCTCGAAGAGTCGATCCTCATCGGCACCCAGTGGGTCGTCTTCGAGCCGAACGACCAGGCCCTGTGGGCCCGGATCCGGCGCAACATCTCGGCGTTCCTGGTGAACGAGTGGCGCTCCGGCGCGCTCTTCGGGCAGCGCCCCGAGGACGCGTTCTACGTGAAGTGCGACGAGGAGACCAACCCGCCGGAGTCCGTGGACCTCGGCCGCGTGGTCTGCGAGATCGGCATCGCGCCGGTCAAGCCGGCGGAGTTCGTGGTCTTCCGGCTGGCGCAGTTCCAGGGCGGCGGGGGCGAGCTGGAGGAGTAG
- a CDS encoding COG1470 family protein, which yields MTIWTSLDPAAVAVEPGSRATARLRVRNTGDTVEEYRLSLVGRPAGWGRVEPDVLRLYPGAEGTAEISFAPPRTPDAEAGPAAYGVRVEPRENTAVQDVVEGQLTIAPFTEIRAELLPPALTGRFRGRARAAVDNLGNTPVTASLVARDETDALEFDLAPNAVRVDPGRAAFAELTLRPRDIRWTGGEQTHRFTLALRRSGDDTGRELEGTYVQRPVIGTWLMSVGGLLTAAVIAFAVLWFGFSPKIGSSAKELLASGAPDPVQQGDGKNLPSPPPLPPGSGDDAGSGPGGASPPPGGGGDPDTGGAPPPSGNGGTGDGGGGGGGSVGGGGGDQGGGSAQRPNVPPPAKTGPPWGPGYQKDVVVEFAQERLVALKNGCSPRGFSRGVIDAPTRAALVCYQHAVDNSGKNPTKILAVEREGMLGPATLTSLWMQGVTPDMVKKGGSSWETTRLMAAFYWAMNGTFDAHDMDVARTNAGLGIDYFRNSSVPGPASKYSDNVAAHIREYQAAMGLPVNGTADWATIRTMLGGGVVWRG from the coding sequence ATGACCATCTGGACCTCTCTGGACCCGGCCGCCGTGGCCGTGGAGCCCGGTTCCCGGGCCACCGCCCGGCTGCGGGTGCGGAACACCGGCGACACCGTCGAGGAGTACCGCCTTTCCCTCGTCGGCAGGCCCGCGGGCTGGGGCCGCGTCGAACCCGATGTACTGCGCCTCTACCCGGGCGCGGAGGGGACCGCGGAGATCTCGTTCGCCCCGCCGCGCACCCCGGACGCGGAGGCCGGCCCCGCCGCCTACGGCGTGCGGGTCGAGCCGCGGGAGAACACCGCCGTACAGGACGTCGTCGAGGGGCAGCTCACCATCGCCCCCTTCACGGAGATCCGGGCCGAACTCCTGCCGCCCGCCCTGACCGGCCGGTTCCGGGGCCGGGCCCGCGCCGCCGTCGACAACCTCGGCAACACGCCGGTCACCGCGTCCCTCGTGGCCCGGGACGAGACCGACGCCCTCGAGTTCGACCTGGCGCCCAACGCCGTGCGGGTCGACCCGGGCCGGGCCGCCTTCGCCGAACTGACGCTGCGCCCGCGGGACATCCGCTGGACCGGCGGCGAGCAGACCCACCGCTTCACGCTCGCGCTGCGCAGGTCGGGCGACGACACCGGCCGGGAGCTGGAGGGCACCTACGTCCAGCGGCCCGTCATCGGGACCTGGCTGATGTCGGTCGGCGGACTGCTCACCGCGGCGGTCATCGCCTTCGCCGTGCTGTGGTTCGGCTTCTCGCCGAAGATCGGCAGCTCGGCCAAGGAACTGCTCGCCTCCGGCGCCCCCGACCCCGTCCAGCAGGGCGACGGGAAGAACCTCCCGTCGCCGCCGCCGCTGCCCCCGGGCTCCGGTGACGACGCCGGCAGCGGCCCCGGCGGCGCGTCACCGCCGCCCGGCGGCGGGGGCGACCCCGACACCGGCGGCGCCCCGCCGCCCTCCGGGAACGGGGGCACCGGTGACGGTGGAGGCGGCGGAGGCGGGAGCGTCGGCGGAGGCGGCGGTGACCAGGGCGGCGGCTCCGCGCAGCGGCCCAACGTGCCACCGCCCGCGAAGACCGGTCCGCCCTGGGGCCCCGGCTACCAGAAGGACGTCGTCGTCGAGTTCGCCCAGGAACGCCTGGTCGCGCTCAAGAACGGCTGCAGCCCCCGCGGCTTCTCCCGCGGTGTGATCGACGCGCCGACCCGCGCCGCGCTCGTCTGCTACCAGCACGCCGTCGACAACAGCGGCAAGAACCCCACGAAGATCCTCGCCGTCGAGCGGGAGGGGATGCTGGGCCCGGCCACCCTCACCTCGCTGTGGATGCAGGGGGTCACGCCCGACATGGTCAAGAAGGGCGGCAGCAGCTGGGAGACCACCCGCCTGATGGCCGCCTTCTACTGGGCGATGAACGGGACGTTCGACGCCCATGACATGGACGTCGCCCGGACCAACGCCGGCCTCGGCATCGACTACTTCCGCAACAGCTCGGTCCCGGGCCCGGCCTCCAAGTACAGCGACAACGTCGCCGCGCACATCCGGGAGTACCAGGCGGCCATGGGCCTGCCCGTGAACGGCACCGCCGACTGGGCCACCATCCGCACCATGCTCGGCGGCGGCGTCGTCTGGCGCGGCTGA
- a CDS encoding fibronectin type III domain-containing protein produces the protein MRVLKWRRTAATLSSAVLLATGVLTAPAVATETTPVAKGCYTRDGFPPQQSGNNIGGTPNRYEYSDSPYIGGRYESCGNVIKLYYGGYTTNLTHYRVRWQHDNDSWRVSRQSPGERRVWTLDAPGSDYNFMVQACNGNSCSRWSPQLYVNAR, from the coding sequence ATGCGCGTACTCAAGTGGCGTCGTACGGCGGCGACTCTGTCGTCCGCCGTCCTCCTCGCGACCGGCGTCCTGACGGCGCCCGCCGTCGCGACGGAGACGACCCCCGTGGCGAAGGGGTGTTACACCCGGGACGGCTTCCCGCCCCAGCAGAGCGGGAACAACATCGGTGGCACGCCGAACCGGTACGAATACAGCGACAGCCCGTACATCGGCGGGCGCTACGAATCGTGCGGGAACGTCATCAAGCTCTACTACGGCGGATACACCACCAACCTCACGCACTACAGAGTCCGCTGGCAGCATGACAACGACAGCTGGCGCGTGAGCAGGCAGAGCCCCGGCGAGCGGCGGGTGTGGACCCTGGACGCGCCCGGCAGCGACTACAACTTCATGGTCCAGGCGTGCAACGGCAACTCGTGCTCCCGCTGGTCCCCTCAGCTCTACGTCAACGCCCGCTGA
- a CDS encoding ATP-binding protein, translating to MSGPTLNGRLAALRERVVGVVESRATDDPTAGDPLRGLYVTPETALRAASRPLDGAGTAWAADATAGGADAVPAADAERDVHAYADVSADVPPHPGAGTDRLSTLARAFGLGALDAHILLTALAPDVDRAFEPLFGYLNDDVGRRRATVGIALGLAGTGPHEAAARDRFHPAAPLCAGGLLVVEDEDRPLPGRALRVPERVVAHLLGDDGRLDAGLRDAGVELLPPTADEPATASEALDALAARVRAAAPVTVHLRERIPGVAADAVATALCAAGRPVLRLRTGSGEDDAAVAPVLLREARLRGAAVVVEPLPREAGPLVRALAAPDVTVVLAGTDAPDPRWAPRVEILALEAPGDDVGSAELWRRELGPGEPAFDLAEAVAPYRLGGGQIRRAARSARALAAFEGTELTAAHVQRGARLMSAPLLDSHARRVRPAVGFADLVLPEEPLRELHELTARARHRDRVLGAWRLRTGGGRGRGVVALFAGESGTGKTLGAEVIAGELGLDLYVVDLSSVVDKYVGETEKNLERIFAEVDRTDCVLLFDEADAVFGKRSEVRSSHDRYANLESAYLLQRLEAFDGIAVLTTNLRANIDEAFTRRLDLVVEFPFPDPEQRISLWEACLAGAPQAPDLADAIADCAKAFELAGGAIRSAAVTAGYLAAARGGPVTGDDVRTGARREYQKAGRLLPDAGVPWAP from the coding sequence ATGAGCGGACCCACCCTGAACGGTCGCCTCGCGGCCCTCCGGGAGCGGGTGGTGGGCGTGGTCGAGAGCCGCGCCACCGACGACCCGACGGCCGGTGACCCGCTGCGCGGCCTGTACGTGACACCGGAGACGGCCCTGCGGGCCGCGTCCCGGCCCCTCGACGGCGCCGGGACGGCCTGGGCCGCGGACGCGACGGCCGGGGGCGCGGACGCCGTGCCGGCGGCGGACGCGGAGCGTGACGTGCACGCGTACGCCGACGTGTCCGCGGACGTCCCCCCGCACCCCGGCGCCGGCACCGACCGGCTCAGCACGCTCGCGCGGGCCTTCGGGCTCGGCGCGCTCGACGCGCACATCCTGCTGACGGCGCTCGCGCCCGACGTGGACCGGGCGTTCGAGCCGCTGTTCGGGTATCTCAACGACGATGTCGGGCGACGGCGGGCGACCGTGGGGATCGCCCTCGGACTGGCGGGCACCGGCCCGCACGAGGCCGCCGCCCGCGACCGGTTCCATCCCGCCGCCCCGCTGTGCGCCGGCGGTCTGCTGGTCGTCGAGGACGAGGACCGGCCGCTGCCCGGGCGCGCGCTGCGCGTGCCGGAGCGGGTGGTGGCGCATCTGCTCGGCGACGACGGCAGGCTGGACGCGGGCCTGCGGGACGCCGGTGTGGAGCTGCTGCCTCCCACGGCGGACGAACCTGCCACCGCGTCCGAGGCGCTGGACGCACTCGCCGCCCGGGTCCGGGCCGCCGCGCCCGTCACCGTCCACCTGCGCGAGCGGATCCCGGGAGTCGCCGCCGACGCCGTCGCCACGGCCCTGTGCGCCGCCGGGCGACCGGTGCTCCGGCTGCGCACCGGCTCCGGTGAGGACGACGCCGCCGTGGCGCCCGTCCTGCTGCGGGAGGCCCGGCTGCGCGGTGCGGCCGTCGTCGTCGAGCCGCTGCCCCGGGAGGCCGGTCCACTGGTGCGCGCGCTGGCGGCGCCGGACGTGACCGTCGTCCTCGCGGGGACCGACGCCCCGGACCCGCGCTGGGCGCCACGTGTGGAGATCCTCGCCCTGGAGGCGCCCGGCGACGACGTGGGCTCCGCCGAGCTGTGGCGCCGTGAACTCGGCCCCGGGGAACCCGCCTTCGACCTGGCGGAGGCGGTCGCCCCGTACCGTCTCGGCGGCGGCCAGATCCGCCGGGCGGCCCGTTCCGCGCGGGCCCTCGCCGCGTTCGAGGGGACGGAGCTCACGGCCGCGCACGTGCAGCGCGGGGCACGCCTGATGTCGGCCCCGCTGCTCGACAGCCACGCCCGCCGGGTCCGTCCCGCGGTCGGCTTCGCCGATCTGGTGCTGCCCGAGGAGCCGCTGCGGGAGCTGCACGAGCTGACCGCGCGGGCCCGGCACCGGGACCGGGTGCTGGGCGCCTGGCGGCTGCGGACGGGCGGCGGCCGGGGGCGCGGGGTCGTGGCCCTGTTCGCCGGGGAGTCGGGCACCGGCAAGACGCTGGGCGCGGAGGTGATCGCGGGCGAACTCGGCCTGGACCTCTACGTGGTGGACCTGTCGTCGGTCGTCGACAAGTACGTGGGCGAGACCGAGAAGAACCTGGAGCGGATCTTCGCGGAGGTCGACCGCACCGACTGCGTGCTCCTCTTCGACGAGGCCGACGCGGTCTTCGGCAAGCGCTCCGAGGTACGCAGCTCGCACGACCGCTACGCGAACCTGGAGAGCGCCTATCTGCTCCAGCGGCTCGAAGCCTTCGACGGCATCGCCGTGCTGACCACCAATCTGCGGGCCAACATCGACGAGGCGTTCACCCGCCGGCTCGACCTGGTCGTGGAGTTCCCCTTCCCGGACCCGGAGCAGCGGATCTCGCTGTGGGAGGCGTGCCTGGCGGGCGCGCCGCAGGCGCCGGACCTGGCGGACGCGATCGCCGACTGCGCGAAGGCCTTCGAGCTCGCGGGCGGTGCGATCCGGTCGGCGGCGGTGACCGCCGGGTATCTGGCGGCGGCCCGCGGTGGCCCGGTGACCGGGGACGACGTACGGACGGGGGCGCGGCGCGAGTACCAGAAGGCGGGCCGGCTGCTGCCGGACGCCGGGGTGCCCTGGGCCCCGTAG
- a CDS encoding DUF4255 domain-containing protein, which produces MIHEIDEALGRLLAPAVTGDVSFDPPTRDWAARRTAPTLNAYLFDIREDVARRERGAYAERDARGAVVRRRQPRRWFRLSYLVTAWTARPEDEHRLLSSALALLLPHEALPEEVVPEVLRGSTGTPALPLTVAVPPGESRSLADIWSALGGELKPSLDVVITTPFPVVPVYDVAPPVTEGAVVTVRGTDGTPSDSAPRMIRRTEYRP; this is translated from the coding sequence ATGATCCACGAGATCGACGAGGCACTCGGCCGCCTCCTGGCCCCCGCCGTCACCGGCGACGTCTCCTTCGACCCGCCCACCCGTGACTGGGCCGCCCGCCGCACCGCGCCGACCCTCAACGCGTACCTCTTCGACATCCGCGAGGACGTGGCCCGCCGCGAGCGCGGCGCGTACGCGGAGCGCGACGCCCGCGGGGCCGTGGTGCGCCGCCGCCAGCCGCGCCGCTGGTTCCGGCTCTCCTACCTGGTGACCGCGTGGACCGCCCGGCCCGAGGACGAACACCGGCTGCTCTCCAGTGCCCTGGCACTGCTGCTGCCGCACGAGGCGCTGCCGGAGGAGGTGGTCCCCGAGGTGCTGCGCGGATCCACGGGCACCCCGGCGCTGCCGCTCACCGTCGCCGTGCCGCCGGGCGAGTCGCGTTCCCTCGCGGACATCTGGTCGGCGCTCGGCGGGGAGCTGAAGCCCTCGCTCGACGTGGTGATCACCACCCCGTTCCCGGTCGTCCCCGTGTACGACGTGGCGCCGCCGGTCACCGAGGGCGCGGTCGTCACCGTGCGCGGCACCGACGGCACGCCGTCCGACTCCGCGCCGCGCATGATCCGACGGACGGAGTACCGGCCATGA